The window CCCGATCCAGAACTGGTGCGCAATGCACGTCTGGCTTTACATATTCTACAAGAAGGAACCGTACAACGTATGGTACACGAGAGGGCTGGACAGGATCGGCTGCTTCCTGTGTCCCGCCTCGGATCTGGCCGAGTTCGACGTTGTCGCCGGCAACAGCCGCAGATGGGACGACTGGAACGCCTATCTGGACAGGTACATGGAGGAGCGCGGTCTCCCCAAGGAGTGGAAGGAGTTCGGCCTGTGGAGGTGGAAGAACGCCCCCAATTCGATCAGAGAAGAGGTCCAGAAGGTCTCCGGAAAGGAAGTTTCGGAACTCACCAGACAGACCAAGACCCCTGAGAAGGGCCCCATAACGATGAAGGTCCAGGAGGGATACTCACCGTGCGTCATCGGTTACAGCATCGAGGCGGCGCTCTCGAGGCCGGTGGACCTGGAGAAGGTCAGACCATTCTGCCATGCGATCACGTGGATCGTCCCGGACAAGGTCGAGGGCGACTATCTGGAGCTCGGCGGGGCCACACTCTACGCTGAAGGTTCGATAATTAGCAAGTCCGGCTCCGAGACAGACGCGAGAAGGACCATCGACCACATCTTCCAGCTCATTATGCGTGCGGAACAGTGCGTCGGATGCGGACTCTGCGCCGCGAGATGCAGACCCCATGCCCTGTACATGGAGGACGGAAAGGTCCACATCCACGAGGACGACTGCATATTCTGCAGGGAATGCTTCGGACCCTGTCCCTCGGTGAACTTCGCCAGGAACGAGGAGTTCGAGCAGTGACAACATGAAGCTCACAGCCATCAAGGCCGACCTGACCCACTCGGAACCCATCGTCATACTAAATTCCGATGACTGCCTCGAGATGGGTGTCAGCGAAAAGGACCACGTGCGTGTAACGGGAAAGACCAGCCTTACGACTGGGGTCGTCGTGGCGAAGACCGCCCTGCCTAAAGGGTTCGCCCTCATTCCGAACATCATCATGGACAGGTGCGGGATCGAAAACGCATCCATCATCGAGGTCACATACAGCCCGTCTCCGGAATCCATCATTTCCATCCGCAAGAAGATCAACGGTGAGAAGCTGACCAGGGAGGAGATCGATTCCATAATCGAGGACATCATGGACGGGGACCTATACGACAAGGAGATCATCGCCTTCGTGTCGTCGTTCAACATAGGCAATGCCGATTCCGACGAGATCGCGGAACTGGCCAAATCCATGGCGTCCACCGGCAAGAGTGTGGATTTCGGTGTGAGGCCGATATTCGACTTCCACAGTTTGGGCGGCGTCCCCGGTAACAAGATCACCCCGATCATCGTCTCCATAATAGCTTCAGAGGGGCTGACGATCCCTAAACTGTCGTCACGTGCGGTCAGCAGTGCCTGCGGAACGTCGGATTACGTTGATACGTTCTGCGACGTCGAGCTTGATTCGGAGACCATCTTAAGGGCCGTCCACAATGTGAAAGGTGTTTTCGCCTGCGGCAATGAGGATTACGCTCCGGTCGGGGACAAGATCATCAGGGCTGAACGCCCGATGGGCATCGACCCCCGTCCGATGATGATAGCGTCCATCATGAGCAAGAAGATATCCCTGGGGGTGACCGATCTGCTCGTGGACATCCCCGTTGGCAGAGGGACCAAGATCCAGGACATCGAGACCGCATACGACTTCGCCGAGGCGCTGATCGAGGTCGGCGACAGACTGGGTATCGTCACCGAGTGTGCCGTATCCTACGCCGATCAGCCCCTGGGCATGACGATAGGTCCCATCCTGGAGGCGAGGGAATGCATCAGGATACTGGAGGGCCCCAAGGATGACTGTGAGGTCCTGGACAAGGCCTGCCGCATGGCAGGGATAATCCTGGAGATGAACGGTTTCGACGACGGCACTGAACGTGCATTCAGCATCGTGAAGTCCGGGAAGGCCCACGAGAAGTTCCTGGAGATCGTCAAGGTGCAGAACGGAGACCCGGGCCTCCGTTCAGAGGACCTTGTCCCGGGACCGTTCGTAAAGGACGTGCATGCGAAGAACACGGGGATCGTCCAGTATGTGGATATACCGAGCATCGTAGCGGTGGCCAAGGGAGCCGGTGCACCCGGGGACGTCGGAGCAGGGATCGAACTGGTGCACAGGGCAGGCGATAACGTCTACAGAGGTGACGTGCTGTTCAGGATATATGCGGAGAGCCAAGGCAAGCTGGATCGTGCGATAGAGTCCGCAAGGTCCCGTCCGCCGATGTTCGTCTCCAACGGTGCGATATCTCCCAGGCCAGATTCCATGATAGTCCTGAGGATAAGTCCGGACGATGTCCTGAACCGATGTCTTCTGGGATGAGTATTTTAACTGCCATAATGATAGGGTCCTGATTCCGATGAAGGTAGACCCCGACGACCTGGCAGCAGCGATGGAGAAGGATCCCGCTCTCATAGACGAGGATGACGCCATCAAGTACCACACAGGCCTGCAGGCCGTCTCAATGTACAGGGAGAGCCACGAACTGTGGCTGAAGGGCGAGAAGAAGAAGGCCAGGGAGATCAACTACAAG of the methanogenic archaeon mixed culture ISO4-G1 genome contains:
- a CDS encoding AMP phosphorylase, which translates into the protein MKLTAIKADLTHSEPIVILNSDDCLEMGVSEKDHVRVTGKTSLTTGVVVAKTALPKGFALIPNIIMDRCGIENASIIEVTYSPSPESIISIRKKINGEKLTREEIDSIIEDIMDGDLYDKEIIAFVSSFNIGNADSDEIAELAKSMASTGKSVDFGVRPIFDFHSLGGVPGNKITPIIVSIIASEGLTIPKLSSRAVSSACGTSDYVDTFCDVELDSETILRAVHNVKGVFACGNEDYAPVGDKIIRAERPMGIDPRPMMIASIMSKKISLGVTDLLVDIPVGRGTKIQDIETAYDFAEALIEVGDRLGIVTECAVSYADQPLGMTIGPILEARECIRILEGPKDDCEVLDKACRMAGIILEMNGFDDGTERAFSIVKSGKAHEKFLEIVKVQNGDPGLRSEDLVPGPFVKDVHAKNTGIVQYVDIPSIVAVAKGAGAPGDVGAGIELVHRAGDNVYRGDVLFRIYAESQGKLDRAIESARSRPPMFVSNGAISPRPDSMIVLRISPDDVLNRCLLG